The genomic DNA CCAGGGCATGGAGGATCATCTTGGAGACATGGACTTCAAGGTGGCAGGTACATCCAAAGGGGTTACTGCCCTGCAAATGGACATCAAAATCGATGGACTTTCAAGGGAAATCCTTGAGGAAGCACTCCAACAAGCGAAAAAAGGCCGTATGCAGATCTTGGACAGCATGCTTGCAACGATCTCAGAATCAAGGACGTCCCTATCCGCCTATGCTCCTAAGATCCTTACGATGCATATCAATCCGGATAAGATCCGCGACGTCATCGGGCCAAGCGGTAAGCAAATCAATAAGATCATCGATGAGACAGGCGTGAAGATCGACATCGAGCAGGACGGAACCATCTTCATCTCGTCCACTGATGAAGAGAGCAACAAAAAAGCGAAAAAGACGATCGAAGATATTGTCAGGGAAGTCGAGCCTGGCCAAATGTATCTTGGGAAAGTCAAGCGCGTAGAGAAGTTCGGAGCGTTCGTCGAAATCTTCGCAGGAAAAGATGGACTCGTACACATTTCAGAGCTTGCTGAAGAGCGCGTCCGTAAAACGGAAGACGTTGTCGCTGTCGGTGATCAGCTTCTTGTGAAGGTGTTGGATATCGATAATCAAGGCCGTGTCAACCTATCAAGGAAGGCCGTCCTTAAAGAACAGCGTGAAAAAGAAGAGCAAAACCAGGCATAATGTTGCTGATCAGTCCGTCTTGCTGGGATTCCATCCCGCAAGGCGGCTTTTTTTTGCCCGCGTTCTACCTTGTCCCAGTCCTTCATACTATTAATAGGGAGGACGGTGAATGCAAATGGGGAGAAAATACTTGATAGCACTACCTGTAATTGCTATTCTGACTTTAGCGGCTGTACAAAACCCTTGGACCAATCAGTATGTCGCGCATCTTAAAGGCCAGTCGGTGACGACAACTTCTAATAAGAGCAACCTCATGCAACAAATCGAGGAAAAGGCATCCGGGGGGATCAAGCCACAAGATGCCATGATTGATCCGGTATGGAAGGCAACACCCGGCTATAATGGTATCGATCTGGACATTGATGCTTCCTATAAGCAAATGAAGAAGACAGGAACCTTTGATGATGATAAACTTGTGTGGAAGCAGTTGAAGCCTTCTAAGCACCTGGAGGACCTTCCGCCTTCCCCTGTGTACAGAGGGAATCCGGAGAAACCGATGGCTGCATTTATCATCAATGTTGCCTGGGGTAACGAGTATATCCCTGATATGCTGGAGACGCTCAAGAAGCACCAGGTATACGCCACCTTCTTCCTTGAAGGACGGTGGGTAAAGAATAATCCGAAGCTTGCCAGGATGATTGTCGAGGCGGGTCATGAAGTAGGGAATCATTCCTATTCCCACCCTGATATGAAATCCCTGCAAACCTCCAAGGTGAGAGATGAATTGAAACGTACGAATGATATCATCGAGGTGACCACTGGAGAAAAGGTTAAGTGGTTTGCCCCTCCGAGCGGGAGCTATCGGGACGAAGTGGTCGAAATTGCCGATGAAATGGATATGAGGACCATCATGTGGAGTGTGGATACGATTGATTGGCAAAAACCGAGTCCGGATGTGTTGATCGACCGCGTGATGGGAAAAATGCATAAAGGGGCAATCGTCCTTATGCATCCCACTGCGTCTACGGCAAACGCCCTGAACGCCCTCATCGTTCAGGTGAAAGAAAAGGAATTGAGACTAGGGACGGTCTCTAGTTTAATGAAAGAAGAAAGAATCCTGGAAGAAGGAGATAATTCTCCTTGAGTGAGGAAATAGTAAGGACAGGTACATCAAGACTAGGAGGAACTTTTTTGATTAAGAAATATACTTGCCAAAATGGACTGCGAATTGTGCTCGAACAAATCCCGACGGTCCGATCGGTTGCCATCGGGGTTTGGATCGGTGCAGGTTCACGTAATGAAACAAAAGAAAACAATGGGATCTCACATTTTCTTGAACATATGTTTTTCAAGGGGACGAAAACGAAGACGGCAAGGGAAATCGCCGAATCATTCGACAGTATAGGCGGTCAGGTTAATGCCTTCACATCAAAAGAATACACGTGCTATTATGCGAAGGTGCTCGATAACCATGCCGGCTACGCCTTACATACGCTTGCGGATATGTTCTTCCATTCCACTTATGTGGAAGAGGAATTGAAAAAGGAAAAGAATGTTGTATACGAAGAGATCAAAATGTACGAAGATACACCTGATGACATCGTGCATGATCTCTTGAGTAAAGCCGTATATGAAGATCACCCACTGGGCTATCCGATCCTCGGAACGGAAGAAACACTGGACACGTTCAACCAGGCAAAGTTGAAGCAGTATATGCATGATATGTATACTCCGGATCAGGTAGTGGTGTCCATTGCAGGCAACGTCGACGAGTCCTTCATCAAAGAGGTGGAGAAGCTTTTCGGATCCTATGAGGGAGGAAAAGGCCGCGACGATCGTGACCAGCCCCAATTCTTCTATAATAAACTTGCACGGAAGAAGGATACGGAGCAGGCTCATTTATGCCTTGGGTATAACGGCCTTCAAATCGGTCATCCCGACATCTATAACCTCATCATCCTGAACAATGTACTAGGAGGCAGCATGTCCTCACGCCTCTTCCAAGAAGTAAGGGAGCAGCGTGGACTGGCATACTCAGTATTCTCCTATCACTCCTCCCATGAAGATAGTGGAATGGTCACCATCTATGGAGGGACAGGAGCCAATCAGCTTGATGAGCTGTTCGATACGATCGACTCCACATTGAAAGGCCTCAAGGCAGAGGGCATCACGGAAAAGGAACTCCTTAACAGCAAGGAACAGTTGAAAGGAAATCTGATGCTGAGCCTTGAAAGCACCAACAGCCGGATGAGCCGCAACGGGAAAAATGAACTGTTGTTGAAACAGCACCGGACGCTGGATGAGATCGTCGATGAAATCGATGGCGTCACCATCGATAAAGTGAATCAATTGACCCATGAGATTTTCACGGACGACTATGCAGCAGCGTTGATCAGTCCTGATGGGAACCTGCCGTCCAATATGAGAAAATAATCAAAAAGGTCAGCACATGCTGGCCTTTTTTTTGATTCTGATTGTGAAGAGGGTTGTATACATTAATAATAAAGGGAGGGGAAGCCAGTGAGATTGAGTGAACTGAGCGGAAAGGAAATCGTGGACTACGGAAGGGCTGAAAGATTGGGGGTTCTGGGACATACTGATCTCGAATTCGATCATCGATCGGGTCAGATCGATGCCTTGATCATTCCCATGGGCAAGTGGATGCGCAAGCAAAGCGGTGAAATACGGGTCCCATGGCATATGATCAGGACCATCGGAACGGATATGATCATACTGGAAGTGGCAAGGGAATGAAAAAACGGGGAAGCCCGTTTTTTTTTTTTTGCTTTCTTGTGACGCGCTCCCAAAAGTGTAAGGAAGGAATGCAAGAGGCATCTCCTCACCCTTTACGTGCTCTATACATAGACTGAAGAAGTGAAAGGCTTCATGAAGATGCGATTATGGTAAAAGTAGGTGAAAGCACTGATGTTGACCGGAATGCACATCGCAGTTCTGGGTGGAGATGCTCGCCAATTGGAGATTATCCGTAAACTTACTGAGTTGGATGCGAAGATATCCCTTGTCGGTTTTGAACAATTGGATCATGCATTCACCGGGGCTACGAAAGAGAAAATGAGTGAAATTGATTTTTCCATGATGGACGCCATCATTTTACCGGTTCCGGGTACCAATCTTCAAGGGGAGATCGAAACCATCTTTTCAAATGAAAAAGTCGTGTTGACAGAAGAAATCTTAAGCAGGACCCCTGACCATTGCACAATCTACTCCGGAATCACCAATGATTATTTAAGCGGGATCGTGGATGCGTCAAAACGCGATCTTATTCAGCTGTTCGAAAGGGATGACGTCGCCATCTATAATTCCATCCCGACAGTAGAAGGCACAATCATGATGGCCATTCAACATACGGATTTCACCATCCATGGTTCGAATATCGTCATCCTCGGGCTTGGTCGTGTGGGGATGAGCGTGGCCAGGACCTTCCATCATCTCGGGGGCAGGGTGAAAGTAGGCGCCAGGAAAACGGAGCACTTGGCAAGGGCATCAGAGATGGGACTGGATTCCTTCCAATTAGGTCAGCTGGAAAAGCATGTCGGACAATGTGATATCTGCATCAATACGATTCCGGCTCCCATCATCACACCCGGGGTCATTGCAAAGATGCCCTCTCATATCCTTGTTATCGACCTTGCTTCCAAACCGGGAGGGACCGATTTCAGATTTGCCGAGAAGCGTGGGATCAAGGCGCTCCTTGCCCCGGGTCTCCCGGGTATTGTGGCACCGAAGACGGCAGGTCAGATACTGGCCAATGTTCTATGCAAGCTGATGGATGATCGAAACAAAGGAAAGGGGAGTTCTACGTGAGCATTAAAGGAAAAAGAATCGGATTTGGTCTGACTGGTTCGCACTGTACCTATGATGAAGTATTTCCGCAAATCGAGAAACTGGTCAACGGGGGCGCGGATGTTCTTCCAGTCGTATCATCAACCATGATGAATACGAACACGCGGTTCGGAAAAGGGGAGGACTGGGTCAAGAGAATTGAAGACGTGACGGGGCACAAAGTGATTGATTCAATTGTGAAAGCAGAGCCGCTCGGTCCGAAGATTCCCCTGGACTGTATGGTGATTTCACCCCTTACAGGCAATACCATGAGTAAATTCGCCAACGCCATGACCGACTCCCCGGTCCTGATGGCGGCAAAGGCTACTTTGAGAAATCATCGTCCCGTTGTACTTGGGATCTCAACAAATGATGCCTTGGGGCTTAACGGTATCAATTTGATGAGGCTGATTTCCACAAAGGATATCTATTTCATCCCATTCGGCCAAGATGCACCGGAGCAAAAACCGAAATCCATGGTGGCACGGATGAGCTTGACTCAGGAGACAATCGAAGCCGCGATGGAGGGAAGGCAGCTCCAACCTGTCGTGATTGAACGGTATCTGGATTGATCGCAAGGGAAGGCTTCCGCATGGATAGCCTTCTTTTCCTTGTACGAAAAAGAGTCTATTGAAAGAAGATTCTTTATGTTAGAATATACTTTATTATAGTAAATGGCTAAATTGCTATTATGAAAAGTTTTGGAAGGAGAGAGGATTTTGAATACAACGGAATTAAACGTGGCAGTCGTCGGTGCAACCGGGGCAGTCGGACAACAAATGCTGGAAACATTAGAAAAAAGGGATTTTCCGATAAAAAATCTGATCTTACTATCTTCTGCCCGTTCGGCAGGTTCAACAGTATCTTTTAGAGGAAGAGAGTATACGGTGGAAGAAGCGAAGCCCGAAAGCTTTGAAGGGGTGGATATTGCCTTGTTCAGTGCAGGGGGAAGCGTATCAAAGCTTCTTGCTCCCGAGGCAGTGAAAAGAGGGGCCATCGTAGTCGACAATACAAGTGCCTACCGTATGGATCCCGAAGTTCCGCTCGTTGTACCTGAAGTAAATGAGGAAGATCTGAAACTTCATAAAGGCATCATTGCCAATCCCAACTGTTCGACAATCCAGATGGTTGCCGCTCTAGAGCCACTGCGTAAAGCCTATGGACTGAAAAAGGTGATCGTTTCTACCTATCAAGCTGTATCCGGCGCCGGTGCAGTCGCCATAGATGAATTAAATGATCAGGCGCAGGCGATCCTGTCGGGCGATTCCTTTGAGCCGAATGTCCTGCCGGTCAAAGGGGATAAAAAACATTATCAGATAGCCTATAATGTGATCCCTCAGATTGATCTGTTCCAGGAAAATGGTTTTACATTCGAAGAAATGAAGATGATCAATGAAACAAAAAAGATCATGCATCAACCTGATTTGAAGGTGTCAGCCACATGTGTGAGACTCCCAGTAGTAACAGGTCACTCTGAAAGTGTATATATTGAGATTGATAAGGACTCCATTTCGGTGGGGGATATTCATGCGCAACTCACGGCAGCTCCGGGTGTAACCCTTCAGGATGTACCCGAAGAACAAATTTATCCGATGCCTGCCGATGCAGTAGGGAAGCCGGATGTTTTTGTCGGACGCGTGAGAAAAGACCTTGATGAGGACAACGGATTCCACATGTGGATCGTATCCGATAACCTTTTGAAAGGCGCTGCCTGGAATTCAGTGCAGATTGCTGAAAGCCTATTGAAATTGGGTCTGGTTAAATAAGCAGAAGAGGATCATAACAACATACGACGACTAACTCAAGCAACCATCCCCCTACCTCTTGACCATTGATGAAGAGGTGTAGACATGAAAGTGATCGTCCAGAAATTCGGAGGTACTTCCGTAAGGGATGAATCAACAAGGCTGAAAGCCATTGCTCATACAAAAGAAGCCATCAGTGAAGGGTATAAGGTGGTCGTGGTCGTCTCCGCCATGGGCAGAAAAGGTGAGCCGTACGCAACCGACTCCCTACTCGGACTCATAGGAGAAGGGAACACGAGAATCAGCAAAAGGGAACAGGACTTATTATTATCATGCGGAGAAATCATTTCGAGTCTCGTCTTTTCCAATATGCTCCTGCAGAATGGGGTGTGTTCCACGGCGCTGACCGGGGCTCAGGCAGGCTTTCGCACCAATGATGACTTTGGCAATGCCAGGATCATGGAAATGGATTGCGAAAGGATTAAAAAAGAACTTGATCTTCATGACGCCGTAGTGGTAGCCGGGTTTCAAGGAGCGACCCCCAGGGGTGATATTACGACGATCGGCAGGGGTGGGAGCGATACCTCCGCCTCCGCACTCGGCGTCGCATTGGAGGCAGAGTTTATCGATATCTTCACCGATGTGGAGGGAATCATGACGGCGGACCCACGCATTTCATCCAGGGCGCGGCCCATTAAGGTCGTATCCTATAATGAAGTATGCAATATGGCGTACCAGGGAGCAAAGGTCATTCATCCGCGAGCGGTTGAAATCGCCATGAACTCGAATGTACCCATCAGGATCCGGTCCACGTATTCGAAAGATCCGGGTACCCTTGTCACCACACCGGGCTTCATGAAGGATCATGAACATTTCAGAAGTCACCCCGTCACAGGCATAGCCCATGTACAGTCTCTTACACAGATCAAGGTATTCGCACGGGAGGATCAATATGATCTGCAGGCGGAAGTGTTCAAGGCGATGGCGAGGGAAGGCATCTCCGTGGATTTTATCAACATTTCCCCTCGGGGAGTCGTTTATACGGTTTCTTCCACTTTGAGCGACCGTGCCATTACCGTTCTTAAGAATCTCGGTCATGTTCCCCATGTGGAACGGGAGTGCGCCAAGGTATCCGTGGTTGGAGCGGGAATGACCGGTGTTCCGGGTATCACATCCGTCATCGTGTCCTCCCTTTCTGATCTTGGTATCAGGATCCTGCAGTCTGCCGATAGCCATACAACCATCTGGGTACTCGTAAAAGAGCATGATCTTGTGAATGCCATCAATGCCCTTCATGATGCCTTTCAACTGCAAGAGAGGGATGCTGCCTGGTTAGCGCATCAATTTGAGGAGAGTGAATAGTTGTGAATTTTGGCCGTGTATCAACAGCGATGGTCACACCGTTTGATCGTAAAGGGAATATCGATTTTAATAAAACGACACAGTTGATCAACTACCTGATCGAACATGGGACTGATTCTCTCGTGATTGCCGGGACAACAGGAGAATCCCCGACGCTTACAAAGGAAGAGAAGCTTGCATTATTCCGTCATGCAGTCAAAATCGCAGATGGCCGGATCCCTGTCATTGCAGGTACCGGAAGCAATAATACGAAGGAATCCATCGATCTGTCCAAAAAAGCGGAAGCAATCGGTGTCGATGCCATCATGCTTGTAGCACCATATTATAGTAAACCAAGTCAGGAAGGCATGTTCCTTCACTTTAAAGAAGTGGCTGACGCCGTCTCATTGCCGGTCATGCTCTATAATGTTCCTGGAAGGTCCGCCGTCACCATTTCACCGGACACCATCATCCGACTATCGGGGGTTCCGAATATCATGTCGGTAAAAGAGGCAAGCGGCGACCTTGGTGCCATGACGAAGATCATCGCGTCCACAGCTGACGACTTCCTCGTATATTGTGGAGATGATGGTTTGACCCTGCCTGCCCTATCGATCGGTGCCGATGGAATCGTTTCTGTTGCTTCCCACATCATCGGGAAAGAAATGCAGCAGATGGCAGAGGCCCATCTCTCTGGAGATACAAGTCGTGCAGCGAAACTGCATCAGGAGTTGCTACCTTTGATGGAAGGTCTATTTGCAACCCCGAGCCCAGGACCTGTCAAAACCGCCCTGCAGCTTAAGGGTCTTGATGTCGGTTCTGTCCGCCTTCCGCTGATTCCACTGACGGAAGATGAAAGGAAGAACCTCAGCAAACTTTTATCATGAAAACTCAAGTGAGGCTGAGACAAACATGTTTTAGTCATAGTAAAACCCGAATCATTTTTGCCTACGATAAAGCAAATGATTCGGGTTTTAAATTGGTTTAATGAACATTCAAATTTCATCGTTTCTAGCGGTTGATCGGAGTGCAAGACGAAGACTCCCGCGGGAAGAGTAGCTGATGTGAGACCCCGCAGGCGTGCCGAGGTGGCTCACGGGCTACCCGCGGAAAGCGAAGTCTTGCACGGAGATCATGAGCGGCATTAAGATCCTATACTGATCGTGTTCGGCATTAAAGGGGCCTTTTTTAGTTTTATCCCATTCTCATTCATCTCATAGAGGTGTACTCTGTGATAAATTTCTAGGTCAAAGAAGGATTCCTCACAGCCATTCTCGAAATAGTACATATTCGAACGTGCACTTTTCTACATAGACGTCAACCAGAAGGTAGAGGATAATTTTGGTTGTATTATGAAAAGGGTTTCCTTTATAATGATTTTAACTGATATAAGATCGGGGAAAGCACAACATAGGAGGACATAATGGTGAGTAATAGCAAAGTGAAACATGAAGAAATCAAGATCATCCCCTTGGGCGGAGTAGGGGAAATCGGTAAAAATATGTATATTGTAGAAGTCGATGAAGATATTTTCGTCATCGATGCAGGGCTGATGTTCCCTGAAAATGAAATGCTCGGGATCGATATCGTCATACCGGACATCCAATACCTTGAACAAAACCGCGGGAGAGTAAAAGGAATTTTCCTTACCCATGGTCATGAAGACAGCATCGGGGCCATTTCTTACCTATTGGATAAAGTGAGGGCACCGGTTTACGGTACAAGATTGACCAATGCACTCGTGAAGGCAAGGCTGAAAGATGAGCAGGTGCGCACGGATGTAAAGTTCTACACCATTCACTCGGACAGCAGGCTCCAGTTCAACGGTGTGGATGTGACGTTCTTCAAGACGACTCACAGTATACCGGACTCTGTGGGAGTTTGCATCCATACCTCACAAGGAGCCATCGTGCATACAGGTGAATTCAAATTCGATCAATCTGCTAAGCACTTTTATCGTCCCGACCTTGGAAAGATGGCGCAGATTGGTGAGAAGGGGGTCCTCTGTCTCCTATCGGACAGTACTGAAGCAGAAAGACCTGGTTTTACCACCTCGGAATCGGTCATTGAAACGCATCTGAATAGTGCATTCAGAAAAGCCAAGGGCAGAGTGATCGTTGCCTGCTTTGCATCAAATCTCATCAGGCTCCAACAGGTATTTGATGCAGCTGAACAGAACAAGCGGAAAGTCGTGGTTGTAGGCAAAAGCCTGAAGAGAGTTTACGATATCGCGCTGAAGCTCGGGTATCTCCATGTCCGCGAAGACTTGATCATAGGCATCGACCAGATCGGTGACTTCTCAAGTGACGAGGTGGTCATCCTTGCCACCGGTTCACACGGAGAACCATTCGAGGCCCTTCAGCGTATGGCCAAGCGTTCCCACAGACATGTGAACATCGAGAAGGGTGATACCGTATTGATTACGGCAACGCCATCACCTGGCATGGAAGTGATCGCTGGAAGAACGATCGACATGGTGTACAGAGCGGGAGCAGAAGTATTGACCGCTGATAAGAAAGTACATGTGTCCGGTCATGGGTCACAGGAAGATCTGAAACTTATGCTCAATATCATGAAACCGAAATACTTTGTTCCGATCCAAGGGGAATATAAGATGCTTATTGCCCATAGTAAAATCGCTCATGATATCGGCCTTCCTTTCAAGCAAATCTTCATCCTCGACAAGGGAGATATCCTACAGTATAAAGACGGGAAGATGAGGATGGGCGGCCGGGTCCAGGCCGGCAATGTACTGATCGATGGGATCGGAGTAGGAGATGTCGGCAATATCGTCCTCAGGGACAGAAGACTCCTATCTGAAGATGGTGTATTCACTGTCGTCGTCACGATCAACCGGAAGTCCAAGAGCATTGTAGCAGGCCCGGAAATCATCTCTAGAGGGTTCGTATATGTGAGGGAATCGGAAGCTCTCATCGAGAAAGCGTCAGAAATCGTCGAAAGTGTGGTCCATAATTATCTGCAGAAAGGGTCATTCGAATGGACGACCATCAAGCAGGATGTAAGGGACCAGCTCAACTACTTCTTATACAATAAAACCAGAAGAAGACCGATGATTCTCCCGATCATCATGGAAGTTTAATCCAAGAAGGCTATCTGTTGTCCATGCAGATAGCCTTTCCGTTTTACGCAGGGGTATAAATCCTCTCCTTTATTGAATAATAATGGTATGCACCAAGCGAAAAGGAGTTGGACTTATGGATACAAGAATGGAACAGGAAGATCAGCCGGGCAAGGATGATAAAGATAAACCGTCAGGCTTGATGGAGAAGATCCAACAGCTGGGACAAACCAATGTGCCACAGCTTTCACAGGACTCAAATATTCACTGTCTGACAATCGTGGGACAGATCGAGGGTCATATGCAGCTCCCACCACAAAATAAAACAACGAAATATGAGCATATCCTTCCTCAGCTCGTGGCCATTGAACAGAATCCTAAAATCGAAGGGCTCGTCGTCATACTCAACACCGTCGGCGGAGATGTGGAAGCGGGTCTTGCCATATCAGAGATGATCGCATCGCTTTCTAAGCCGACAGTATCCCTTGTTCTTGGTGGAGGGCACAGCATAGGTGTCCCAATTGCCGTTTCGTGTGACTATTCATTCATCGCGAGCACTGCCACCATGACAATCCATCCTGTGCGATTGACCGGTCTTGTGATCGGAGTGCCGCAGACATTCGAGTATCTGGACAAGATGCAGGATCGCGTCGTGAGCTTTGTAACCAAGCACAGTAACATTTCTGAAACAGATTTCAAGGACCTTATGTTCGCAAAGGGGAACCTGACACGGGATATCGGAACGAATGTCGTTGGTGATGATGCGGTCAAATACGGACTCATCAATGGGATCGGAGGGATCGGTCAAGCCATCAAGAAAATCAATGAGCTGATCGAACTGAACCACACGGATGAAGGGGAGGGACTGATCCAATGATCCTCTACACCATCATTCCCCAGGAAGCCGTATTCGCGACGGACCCAGAAGTATATGCCTCCCAGATGATGATCGACTACGAAGGAGTGCCGCTGATGGTCCAGAAGGAAGAGGAGAATTACCGGGTATTGAGGGTGATGAGCAGTGATCCTTCCCATTTCCTCGACAATCGCTTTTCTCCTGGTATGATCCTTGGTAATTAAGGCATAAAGAGGATTCTTTCACCATGTAGGGTATGGTATACTAAAAAAGAGACATAAGATGAACATGACGGATGGGGACTGACACCTGTGGCGAAGAAGGATGCCGATAAGGGTCAGCCCTTTCTTCATCTTCACGTACATAATCCGTAAGACTTCTTAAGAATTTAGGTGAATTGAATTGGCGAAAAAAAAGAAAAGGAAAAAAAAGGGACCGAACACCAACGCACTGAAGCAGACTATAAAATATGAAATTACCGGCTTGATGCTGTTGACGCTCAGTTTGATCTCAGTCATCAAGTTGGGGGCGGTGGGTAGGGCCGTCGTCCATTTCTTCAGGTTCTTCATGGGAGAATGGTATATGGCAGCTCTGCTTCTAATGATCTACATCGCGGGATACCTGATGGTGAAACGGGAAGTACCACTTCTCTTCAGCAGGAGATTGGTAGGGATATATATCATCGTGGCGAGCTTCCTGCTCCTCAGCCACGTGAAGCTTTTCGATCTGCTGAGCAATGATGGTGCCTTTGAGCACCCGAGTGTCATCATGAACACATGGGATCTCTATTGGATGGATATCAGGGGAGAATCCAGTACCTCCGACATCGGAGGTGGGATGATCGGCAGCGTCCTGTTCGCCGTGTCCTATTTCCTCTTTGATTCACAGGGGGCACGGATCATGAGTGCGACCTTCATCATCATCGGGATCATCCTGGTGACCGGTCGATCCCTTGGGGATGTACTCGGTCGGATCGGAAAAAGATTCGGGGCATTCATCACCTCCCAGTGGGAAGCATTCAAGGTGGATATGGCAGAATGGAAAGAAGAAAAAGCAAAAAAGAAGCTGGAAAAGCCAGCTCTTGAAAAGAAAGTGCAGGAAAAGGAAACGAAGGTGCCTT from Rossellomorea marisflavi includes the following:
- a CDS encoding ClpP family protease; this translates as MDTRMEQEDQPGKDDKDKPSGLMEKIQQLGQTNVPQLSQDSNIHCLTIVGQIEGHMQLPPQNKTTKYEHILPQLVAIEQNPKIEGLVVILNTVGGDVEAGLAISEMIASLSKPTVSLVLGGGHSIGVPIAVSCDYSFIASTATMTIHPVRLTGLVIGVPQTFEYLDKMQDRVVSFVTKHSNISETDFKDLMFAKGNLTRDIGTNVVGDDAVKYGLINGIGGIGQAIKKINELIELNHTDEGEGLIQ
- a CDS encoding YlzJ-like family protein; protein product: MILYTIIPQEAVFATDPEVYASQMMIDYEGVPLMVQKEEENYRVLRVMSSDPSHFLDNRFSPGMILGN